The Malus domestica chromosome 06, GDT2T_hap1 genome has a segment encoding these proteins:
- the LOC103428318 gene encoding uncharacterized protein isoform X2 produces MPCSAEEALVRLFYNTSSSFHLLLLFLYLSSTFLFKLFYFVGSNPIFPRNQNGYEDYVFSDEEEEEEQEEEEDNEQRQFHVPGHQYCSTINDHDLVADIIHGGESLMFLPNNNLQHHHQKSFSEDQFISARESLIIEDRPDESLHESSQGSESEHDDQGAEEIPVKDTVSVLNSVAKDRVWPTSPITIELHKSDKNGDGNCDEHNTEINRADQTHLSSDENFVVFGPSQLKNKKFQVQDNKEDEIFEDSTVGSTSKSSSDWRSSINCRDSATEDPFSSSSRRSCPKWESYTVFQKYDEEMMFLDRISAQKLHETESLKSIQVCPRSISERIVHRISTATKRLPDVRHNPYHELEAAYVAQICLTWEALNWNYKNFEQKRASRHEFDPGVPGELAQKFQQFQVLLQRYVENEPYEQGRRPEIYARMRLLAPKLLQVPEYREDDDHQKDEGFGSKISSAAFLMIMEDGIRTFMDFLKTDKEKPCQKLASMFKRKRKGSVDPTLLHLMKKVNQKKKMKIKDLRRSHKCLRKRRLKVEEEMEILMGLIDLKLVSRVLRMTDLNAEQLHWCEAKMSKVRILDGRKYQRDSSPLFFPAQ; encoded by the exons ATGCCATGTTCAGCTGAGGAAGCACTAGTTAGGCTCTTCTACaacacctcctcctccttccacctcctcctcctcttcctctacCTCTCCTCCACTTTTCTTTTCAAACTCTTCTACTTTGTCGGCAGCAACCCTATTTTCCCAAG AAACCAGAATGGATACGAAGACTATGTGTTTTCggacgaagaagaagaggaggagcaggaggaagaagaagacaacgAACAAAGGCAGTTTCATGTTCCTGGTCACCAATACTGCAGTACCATAAATGATCATGATCTGGTGGCTGACATCATTCACGGCGGCGAATCACTGATGTTTTTGCCTAACAATAACCTTCAGCATCATCATCAAAAAAGTTTTTCCGAAGACCAATTCATTAGCGCACGGGAGAGCTTAATAATTGAAGACCGCCCCGATGAATCTTTGCATGAGTCATCACAAGGTTCAGAATCTGAACATGACGATCAAGGTGCGGAGGAAATCCCCGTGAAAGATACAGTTTCAGTTCTCAATTCTGTTGCGAAGGATCGAGTGTGGCCCACATCTCCGATAACTATAGAGCTACATAAAAGTGACAAAAATGGTGACG GTAATTGTGATGAACATAATACTGAAATCAATAGGGCAGATCAGACGCATTTATCCAGTGACGAAAATTTTGTGGTTTTCGGGCCATCACAATTGAAGAACAAGAAGTTCCAAGTTCAAGACAATAAAGAGGATGAAATTTTTGAGGACTCAACTGTTGGATCAACTTCTAAGAGCTCTTCTGATTGGAGAAGCTCAATTAATTGCAGGGATTCTGCCACTGAAGATCCTTTTTCTTCCTCGTCCCGGCGAAGCTGCCCCAAATGGGAGTCTTACACAGTCTTCCAAAAGTATGATGAAGAAATGATGTTCCTAGACAGAATTAGTGCCCAAAAGCTCCATGAAACag aATCACTTAAGTCTATTCAAGTCTGTCCAAGATCAATTTCGGAAAGGATTGTTCATAGAATCTCTACGGCAACAAAAAGGCTGCCTGATGTACGTCACAACCCTTATCATGAGCTGGAGGCTGCTTATGTTGCACAAATTTGCTTAACATGGGAAGCACTTAATTGGAACTACAAGAATTTTGAGCAAAAAAGGGCATCACGCCATGAGTTTGATCCCGGCGTTCCTGGCGAATTAGCACAGAAATTTCAGCAATTTCAAGTGCTTCTACAAAGATAtgtagagaatgagccttatgaGCAAGGCAGGAGGCCAGAGATTTATGCTAGGATGAGGCTTTTGGCACCAAAGTTACTTCAAGTGCCAGAATATCGAG AAGATGATGACCATCAAAAGGATGAAGGTTTTGGCTCAAAAATTTCGTCAGCTGCATTTTTAATGATAATGGAAGACGGAATCCGAACGTTCATGGATTTTCTCAAGACTGATAAGGAAAAACCCTGCCAGAAATTAGCATCCATGTTCAAACGAAAACGAAAAGGTTCAGTTGATCCCACTCTTCTCCATCTGATGAAGAAAGTTAATCAAAAA AAGAAGATGAAAATCAAAGATCTTCGACGTTCCCACAAATGCCTGAGAAAGCGAAGGTTGAAGGTGGAGGAAGAGATGGAGATACTGATGGGTCTGATTGACCTAAAACTGGTATCTAGGGTTTTGAGAATGACCGACCTAAATGCAGAACAATTGCATTGGTGCGAAGCAAAGATGAGCAAAGTGCGAATTCTGGATGGGAGAAAATACCAAAGAGATTCCTCCCCACTTTTCTTCCCAGCACAATGA
- the LOC103420368 gene encoding protein CUP-SHAPED COTYLEDON 1, with product MQESLPPGFRFHPTDEELITHYLCHKVSDVSFTSKAVADVDLNKCEPWDLPGKASMGEKEWYFFNLRDRKYPTGLRTNRATEAGYWKTTGKDKEIHRTGVLVGMKKTLVFYKGRAPRGEKSNWVMHEYRLENKHPFKSSKEEWVVCRVFQKSISALKKPQQATTSSHQQPSIESPCDDTNSIVNEFGDIELPNLNSNINANSSSGFSNNISSPPSYYSNIIDHSKNNINDVTNMSLNMNWAATAAREAAVNAVSWPSSLLSPSNLSVNSLLLRALHLRSSTNNNGSNYQPRDTNHGQATAGTSTLDYSSYNTMQQQGMMPSISHHIGSSTTMDHINSNFQASSSSIKDQMMESMPPQQHSEQPFNLDSIW from the exons ATGCAAGAGAGTCTTCCTCCAGGTTTCAGATTCCATCCTACAGATGAAGAACTGATAACGCACTATTTGTGCCATAAGGTTTCTGATGTTAGTTTCACGTCGAAGGCTGTAGCAGACGTTGATCTCAATAAGTGTGAACCTTGGGACCTCCCAG GCAAGGCTTCGATGGGAGAGAAAGAATGGTACTTCTTCAACCTGAGAGACCGAAAATATCCAACTGGACTTCGAACCAACCGAGCCACGGAAGCCGGGTACTGGAAAACAACTGGGAAAGACAAGGAAATACATCGTACAGGTGTACTGGTTGGGATgaagaaaaccctagttttctACAAGGGCAGAGCTCCTAGGGGTGAGAAAAGCAATTGGGTCATGCATGAATACAGACTAGAAAACAAGCATCCTTTCAAATCCTCAAAG GAAGAATGGGTGGTTTGTAGAGTTTTCCAAAAGAGCATTAGTGCATTGAAAAAGCCACAGCAAGCAACCACATCCTCCCATCAGCAGCCGTCGATAGAATCTCCATGCGACGATACGAACTCAATCGTTAACGAATTCGGAGACATCGAGCTGCCAAACCTAAACAGCAATATTAACGCAAATTCATCCAGCGGGTTCAGCAACAACATTTCCTCACCCCCAAGCTATTACAGCAATATTATTGATCATAGCAAGAACAACATTAACGACGTTACCAACATGAGTTTGAACATGAATTGGGCAGCAACAGCGGCGAGAGAGGCAGCCGTGAACGCCGTTTCATGGCCGTCAAGCTTGCTAAGTCCCTCAAATCTTTCGGTGAATTCGTTGCTTCTTAGGGCATTACATCTTAGGAGTAGTACTAATAATAACGGTAGTAATTATCAACCAAGAGATACTAATCATGGTCAAGCTACAGCAGGCACTAGTACTCTAGATTACTCATCATATAATACTATGCAGCAGCAAGGAATGATGCCGTCAATCTCTCATCACATTGGATCCAGTACTACTATGGATCatataaattcaaattttcaagcTTCTTCGTCGAGTATTAAAGATCAGATGATGGAATCGATGCCGCCACAACAACATTCGGAGCAACCATTCAATTTGGACTCCATTTGGTGA
- the LOC103428317 gene encoding uncharacterized protein — protein sequence MMSRCGYEQSATAGCEGMDSVVCPKPRRFSLLNPSFNDNIRPFRYFNHNQSEIRDSEAGSEILDIILAKGNCEDRFGNKQSASSPPFFCGSPPSRASNPVIQDEHFGNSGNMAPFLPAQPMLSSRNGGCVRMKSGDRPVAVRIEGFDCLSRDRRNCSISAVA from the exons ATGATGAGCAGGTGCGGTTACGAGCAGAGCGCCACGGCAGGCTGCGAGGGGATGGATTCAGTTGTGTGCCCAAAACCACGTCGTTTCAGCCTTCTGAATCCTTCCTTCAACGACAACATCAGACCCTTCAGATACTTCAA TCACAACCAATCGGAGATTCGAGATTCTGAAGCTGGGTCTGAGATTCTGGATATTATTCTCGCCAAG GGGAATTGTGAAGATAGATTCGGTAATAAGCAATCGGCTTCATCGCCTCCTTTTTTCTGCGGGTCGCCGCCGAGCAGGGCATCCAACCCTGTAATCCAAGATGAGCATTTCGGTAATAGCGGCAATATGGCTCCATTTTTGCCGGCACAGCCTATGTTGTCATCGCGCAACGGTGGCTGTGTCCGGATGAAGTCTGGGGACAGGCCAGTTGCAGTGCGGATCGAAGGGTTTGATTGTCTTAGCAGGGACCGCAGGAACTGCAGCATCTCTGCTGTAGCTTAG
- the LOC139196943 gene encoding uncharacterized protein yields MGESETKFTEVSIDISDPLTLHHLDNLGLILVSKPFDRHNYRQWSRTMRIGLSAKNKIGMIDGSITTPKLTEVKYATWKRCNDMVLLWIVNSVHSDITGNILYTDTTAVVGNDLKDRFSQGNDSRIYQIRQEIVKHRQGQQSVSAYYTKIKALWDEPASYHDPLTCTCEGLKQLTEQEEKERVMQFLIGLNDSYATVSGSILMMNSFPDTRRGYEEDNWPGQAIYWAISLQAKP; encoded by the exons ATGGGTGAAAGTGAGACGAAATTCACAGAGGTGTCAATCGACATCTCAGACCCGCTCACTTTGCACCACTTGGATAATTTGGGACTCATCTTGGTCTCAAAACCTTTTGACAGACATAattatagacaatggagtcGTACCATGCGCATTGGTCTTAGCGCAAAGAATAAGATTGGGATGATCGATGGATCCATCACAACCCCAAAACTCACAGAGGTAAAATACGCTACTTGGAAGCGATGCAATGACATGGTGTTGCTTTGGATCGTGAATTCAGTCCACTCGGACATTACTGGCAATATTCTCTATACCGACACGACAGCTGTCGTTGGGAATGATCTCAAAGACAGGTTTTCACAAGGTAATGACTCTAGGATTTACCAGATTCGACAAGAAATCGTCAAACACCGACAAGGACAACAGTCTGTTTCTGCCTATTACACCAAGATAAAGGCACTTTGGGATGAACCAGCCTCCTACCACGATCCTCTCACTTGCACCTGTGAAGGACTAAAGCAACTTACTgaacaagaagaaaaggaaagagttATGCAGTTCCTTATAGGATTAAACGACTCTTACGCTACCGTTAGTGGATCGATCTTAATGATGAACTCGTTTCCTGACACAC GACGTGGCTACGAGGAAGATAATTGGCCTGGGCAAGCAATATATTGGGCTATATCACTTCAAGCCAAGCCATAA
- the LOC103428318 gene encoding uncharacterized protein isoform X1, giving the protein MPCSAEEALVRLFYNTSSSFHLLLLFLYLSSTFLFKLFYFVGSNPIFPRNQNGYEDYVFSDEEEEEEQEEEEDNEQRQFHVPGHQYCSTINDHDLVADIIHGGESLMFLPNNNLQHHHQKSFSEDQFISARESLIIEDRPDESLHESSQGSESEHDDQGAEEIPVKDTVSVLNSVAKDRVWPTSPITIELHKSDKNGDGNCDEHNTEINRADQTHLSSDENFVVFGPSQLKNKKFQVQDNKEDEIFEDSTVGSTSKSSSDWRSSINCRDSATEDPFSSSSRRSCPKWESYTVFQKYDEEMMFLDRISAQKLHETESLKSIQVCPRSISERIVHRISTATKRLPDVRHNPYHELEAAYVAQICLTWEALNWNYKNFEQKRASRHEFDPGVPGELAQKFQQFQVLLQRYVENEPYEQGRRPEIYARMRLLAPKLLQVPEYRVSEDDDHQKDEGFGSKISSAAFLMIMEDGIRTFMDFLKTDKEKPCQKLASMFKRKRKGSVDPTLLHLMKKVNQKKKMKIKDLRRSHKCLRKRRLKVEEEMEILMGLIDLKLVSRVLRMTDLNAEQLHWCEAKMSKVRILDGRKYQRDSSPLFFPAQ; this is encoded by the exons ATGCCATGTTCAGCTGAGGAAGCACTAGTTAGGCTCTTCTACaacacctcctcctccttccacctcctcctcctcttcctctacCTCTCCTCCACTTTTCTTTTCAAACTCTTCTACTTTGTCGGCAGCAACCCTATTTTCCCAAG AAACCAGAATGGATACGAAGACTATGTGTTTTCggacgaagaagaagaggaggagcaggaggaagaagaagacaacgAACAAAGGCAGTTTCATGTTCCTGGTCACCAATACTGCAGTACCATAAATGATCATGATCTGGTGGCTGACATCATTCACGGCGGCGAATCACTGATGTTTTTGCCTAACAATAACCTTCAGCATCATCATCAAAAAAGTTTTTCCGAAGACCAATTCATTAGCGCACGGGAGAGCTTAATAATTGAAGACCGCCCCGATGAATCTTTGCATGAGTCATCACAAGGTTCAGAATCTGAACATGACGATCAAGGTGCGGAGGAAATCCCCGTGAAAGATACAGTTTCAGTTCTCAATTCTGTTGCGAAGGATCGAGTGTGGCCCACATCTCCGATAACTATAGAGCTACATAAAAGTGACAAAAATGGTGACG GTAATTGTGATGAACATAATACTGAAATCAATAGGGCAGATCAGACGCATTTATCCAGTGACGAAAATTTTGTGGTTTTCGGGCCATCACAATTGAAGAACAAGAAGTTCCAAGTTCAAGACAATAAAGAGGATGAAATTTTTGAGGACTCAACTGTTGGATCAACTTCTAAGAGCTCTTCTGATTGGAGAAGCTCAATTAATTGCAGGGATTCTGCCACTGAAGATCCTTTTTCTTCCTCGTCCCGGCGAAGCTGCCCCAAATGGGAGTCTTACACAGTCTTCCAAAAGTATGATGAAGAAATGATGTTCCTAGACAGAATTAGTGCCCAAAAGCTCCATGAAACag aATCACTTAAGTCTATTCAAGTCTGTCCAAGATCAATTTCGGAAAGGATTGTTCATAGAATCTCTACGGCAACAAAAAGGCTGCCTGATGTACGTCACAACCCTTATCATGAGCTGGAGGCTGCTTATGTTGCACAAATTTGCTTAACATGGGAAGCACTTAATTGGAACTACAAGAATTTTGAGCAAAAAAGGGCATCACGCCATGAGTTTGATCCCGGCGTTCCTGGCGAATTAGCACAGAAATTTCAGCAATTTCAAGTGCTTCTACAAAGATAtgtagagaatgagccttatgaGCAAGGCAGGAGGCCAGAGATTTATGCTAGGATGAGGCTTTTGGCACCAAAGTTACTTCAAGTGCCAGAATATCGAG TTTCAGAAGATGATGACCATCAAAAGGATGAAGGTTTTGGCTCAAAAATTTCGTCAGCTGCATTTTTAATGATAATGGAAGACGGAATCCGAACGTTCATGGATTTTCTCAAGACTGATAAGGAAAAACCCTGCCAGAAATTAGCATCCATGTTCAAACGAAAACGAAAAGGTTCAGTTGATCCCACTCTTCTCCATCTGATGAAGAAAGTTAATCAAAAA AAGAAGATGAAAATCAAAGATCTTCGACGTTCCCACAAATGCCTGAGAAAGCGAAGGTTGAAGGTGGAGGAAGAGATGGAGATACTGATGGGTCTGATTGACCTAAAACTGGTATCTAGGGTTTTGAGAATGACCGACCTAAATGCAGAACAATTGCATTGGTGCGAAGCAAAGATGAGCAAAGTGCGAATTCTGGATGGGAGAAAATACCAAAGAGATTCCTCCCCACTTTTCTTCCCAGCACAATGA